CATTTTAGAAACCAGCCCAGAATCTGTGATCCCATACCACATGGTAAAAGCTGATTTTACACAGGAAGAGCTAAAACAGGAAATTCAAAATGCTAAGGGTTCTCTTGTGCTGCCTACTTTTGAAGGTGAAAATATCACATTTAGCCTGGAGGGCGATAAAATTGTGCTTACCGGCGCAACTGGTGAAAAAGCCAACATCTCCGAAAGTTTTGAAATTGAAAACGGCACCGGTTTTATCATAGATAAAGTCCTGCTTCCTGAAGGGATTAACAGGCTGACCATCACTGCCGAGCAGTAGTGAAATTTGGCAATGAAAAAGAAAAAGGCTTTCAAAAATGACATTTTTGAAAGCCTTTTTTAATGTTTGCTGCTCTTAGATAATATTGACTTCGGGAGAAATCTCGATCCCGAACATATCCCAGATTTTCTGCTGGATCTTTTCGGCGAGCTTGAGTATATCCTGGCCGGTGGCATTTCCGTAGTTTACGAGCACCAGCGCCTGTTTTGTGTGTACCCCGGCGTCTCCTTCGCGATAGCCTTTTAAACCGGCGCGATCAATGAGCCAGCCGGCAGGGATTTTGACCTGCTGCTCGTCAATTACATAAAAAGGGGCTTCAGGGAATTCCTTATGCAGCTTCTCTAACTTCTCTTTGGAAACCACAGGGTTTTTAAAAAAGCTTCCGCTGTTGCCCAATTCTTTGGGGTCTGGAAGTTTAGACTGTCTTATGCTTATAACAGCTTCAGAAACACTGGCTATTGTAGGCGTTTTTATACCTTTTTCTTCCAAAAACTGGTCTATGGAGCCATAGGAAGTATTCAGCCTATGATTTTTCTTGCTAAGCCTGAAATTAACGCTTGTAATAATGTACCTGCCCTTAGCTTCATTTTTAAAAACAGAATCCCTGTAGCCAAACCTGCATTCTTCACGGGTAAAAGTTCTTAACTGCAGCGTCTGAACATCTAGCGTGGTGCAGCTTTCAAAACTATCTTTAAGCTCTACGCCATAAGCGCCAATATTCTGAATTGGAGCCGTGCCCACTTTTCCCGGAATGAGCGATAGGTTTTCGAGGCCGCCAAAAGAATGATCAATGCAGTACAAGACAAACTCATGCCAGTTTTCACCGGCCATGGCCTTTACCAGTACGTCATTCTCCCGCTCTTCAAGGATTTCAATTCCCTTTAGATTGATATATACCACGGTCTTTTGAACATCTTTTGTGAGCAGCATATTACTGCCGCCACCAAGAATAAATAATTCGGAAGCGTAGCTGTTCTTTAAAACCTCCCGCAGCTCGTCTAAAGAAGTTACTTCTGCAAAATGACGGGCCTTAACATCTATCCCGAACGTGTTATAGGGCTTCAGGGAAATGTTGGACAGTATTTTCATTAGCCTTTGTACTGCTTAAGAGCTTCTTTTAAGATTTCTATGGCTCTTACAAGATTTTCCTTTTTAAGAACATAGGCGATTCTTACCTGGTTTGTCCCGGTGTTTGGGGTGGAGTAGAAACCTGCAGCCGGTGCTATCAT
This Salinimicrobium tongyeongense DNA region includes the following protein-coding sequences:
- the murB gene encoding UDP-N-acetylmuramate dehydrogenase, which produces MKILSNISLKPYNTFGIDVKARHFAEVTSLDELREVLKNSYASELFILGGGSNMLLTKDVQKTVVYINLKGIEILEERENDVLVKAMAGENWHEFVLYCIDHSFGGLENLSLIPGKVGTAPIQNIGAYGVELKDSFESCTTLDVQTLQLRTFTREECRFGYRDSVFKNEAKGRYIITSVNFRLSKKNHRLNTSYGSIDQFLEEKGIKTPTIASVSEAVISIRQSKLPDPKELGNSGSFFKNPVVSKEKLEKLHKEFPEAPFYVIDEQQVKIPAGWLIDRAGLKGYREGDAGVHTKQALVLVNYGNATGQDILKLAEKIQQKIWDMFGIEISPEVNII